The following proteins are co-located in the Echinicola sp. 20G genome:
- a CDS encoding ABC transporter permease: MFGPRLLSNFYIAFEAVMANRLRSLLTALGIIFGVAAVIAMLAIGNGAQQEILEQIKLVGVNNIIVEPIIEQVEEEVEESGNGPGLEKNKFSPGLRMLDVEAIKEVIPGIKRISPEVILDTYIVKSGIRRSAKLVGVTPEYFDVTNFKLREGTMFTDNNLINGDPVCIIGRGVQTKFFSKEDAIGKRIKCGNQWMRVIGVLEERIVSDKSIAKLGIRDFNMDVYIPVQTMLVRYKNRDMVTSGNLVAGNRGRGGRIIIIGGQQQQSSSSSNVNYHQIDKLVVQVDESSKLNPTAEVLSRLLERKHYNVIDFEITIPELLLKQQQRTQNIFNIVLGAIAGISLLVGGIGIMNIMLASVMERIKEIGLRMSLGAKKTDIVHQFLFEAMMISVSGGIIGVILGIVLASLVSKFGDFPTIITIPSIMVSFSVAATVGLIFGITPAKRAASQDPITSLRYE; the protein is encoded by the coding sequence ATGTTTGGACCAAGGCTTTTATCAAATTTTTACATCGCTTTTGAAGCAGTGATGGCCAATAGGCTACGCTCTTTGTTGACGGCGTTGGGAATTATTTTTGGTGTGGCAGCAGTGATAGCCATGCTTGCAATTGGAAATGGAGCACAACAAGAAATTCTGGAGCAAATCAAGCTGGTAGGAGTGAATAATATTATTGTTGAGCCTATTATAGAACAAGTAGAAGAGGAAGTTGAAGAAAGTGGAAATGGACCTGGGCTTGAGAAAAATAAGTTTTCGCCAGGTTTGAGAATGCTGGATGTTGAAGCCATTAAAGAAGTAATTCCAGGGATTAAAAGGATCAGTCCTGAAGTCATTCTGGATACATACATTGTAAAAAGTGGAATCCGTAGATCGGCCAAGTTGGTGGGGGTAACTCCTGAATATTTTGACGTGACTAATTTTAAGCTCCGTGAAGGGACTATGTTTACGGATAATAACTTGATAAACGGAGACCCTGTTTGTATAATAGGTAGAGGCGTGCAGACCAAATTTTTCAGTAAAGAAGACGCGATTGGAAAACGGATTAAGTGTGGCAATCAGTGGATGAGGGTTATAGGAGTGTTGGAAGAGCGGATAGTTTCCGATAAAAGTATTGCCAAGCTAGGTATTCGAGATTTTAATATGGATGTCTATATTCCTGTTCAAACCATGCTTGTTCGGTATAAAAACAGGGATATGGTTACGTCAGGTAATTTAGTTGCTGGAAATAGAGGTCGGGGAGGAAGAATAATTATCATTGGAGGACAACAACAGCAATCATCCTCATCAAGTAATGTGAATTATCACCAAATAGATAAACTTGTAGTTCAGGTTGACGAAAGCTCCAAGCTGAATCCTACAGCAGAAGTACTTTCAAGGTTGTTGGAGAGAAAACATTACAATGTAATTGATTTTGAGATTACCATTCCTGAGCTATTGCTCAAGCAGCAACAGCGGACCCAGAATATCTTCAATATTGTTTTAGGGGCAATTGCCGGAATTTCTCTTTTGGTAGGGGGGATTGGGATCATGAACATTATGTTGGCCTCGGTAATGGAAAGGATCAAAGAAATAGGTTTGAGAATGTCTCTTGGAGCCAAGAAGACCGATATTGTTCATCAGTTTTTGTTTGAGGCCATGATGATCAGTGTTTCTGGAGGAATAATAGGTGTAATTTTAGGTATTGTTTTAGCCAGTTTGGTCTCTAAGTTTGGAGATTTCCCGACGATCATTACTATCCCATCAATTATGGTTTCCTTTAGTGTAGCCGCCACAGTGGGTTTAATTTTTGGAATTACTCCTGCCAAAAGAGCAGCGAGCCAAGACCCAATAACTTCTTTAAGATATGAATAA
- a CDS encoding efflux RND transporter periplasmic adaptor subunit codes for MKKNLMFVAAGSVVAIVLLYFIFSPTASGDGVDIIVPVNKGKFSVEIATTGELKALRSVQIMGPTRAREFRVNQLTIERMVDEGTVVKKGDFIASLDKSELFGKLSDGQNNLDSEIAQYEQAKLDTALSLRQERDNILNLEYNVEQRKLVLEQSQYEPPATIKQNEYDLEKAERDLDQAKQNYKIKYNQALAKMAERTARLRKEEREFQQMQDLLNEFTITAPQDGMVIFQTNWDGNKIGEGSQISAWNPVVATLPDLTEMQSITYVNEVEIRKVKVGQEVEIGLDAFPEKKFTGKVTRVANVGQQRPNSDAKVFEVTILVNESDPVMRPAMTTSNTIIAQEMDETVFVPLEAIHVHNDSINYVYLNNGAKQEVKLGLANYDEVVVELGLDEGDKVYLSIPDWSDNDQNVRLLEELDGTRNKKEEEEPEAEEPTRPERRQGRPGGGGPRPAGNSANQ; via the coding sequence ATGAAAAAGAATTTAATGTTTGTAGCAGCAGGAAGTGTAGTAGCCATCGTGTTACTTTACTTTATTTTTTCACCCACTGCTTCCGGAGATGGTGTTGATATCATAGTACCGGTAAATAAAGGAAAGTTTTCTGTAGAAATAGCCACTACCGGAGAGCTAAAGGCATTGCGGTCTGTCCAGATTATGGGTCCTACCCGCGCCAGGGAGTTTAGGGTTAATCAATTGACCATCGAGCGTATGGTTGATGAAGGAACGGTTGTGAAGAAAGGTGATTTCATTGCCTCTTTAGACAAGTCAGAATTGTTTGGGAAACTGAGTGATGGGCAAAATAACTTGGACTCTGAAATTGCCCAGTATGAACAGGCCAAATTAGATACAGCTTTGTCCCTAAGACAGGAAAGAGATAATATCTTGAACTTGGAGTATAATGTGGAGCAAAGAAAACTAGTGTTGGAACAATCTCAGTATGAGCCACCAGCCACAATTAAACAAAATGAGTATGATTTGGAAAAGGCCGAAAGGGACTTAGACCAAGCCAAGCAAAATTACAAGATCAAGTATAATCAGGCATTGGCTAAGATGGCAGAGAGAACTGCTCGTCTTAGAAAAGAGGAGAGAGAGTTTCAGCAAATGCAGGATTTGCTGAATGAGTTTACCATCACTGCACCACAAGATGGGATGGTGATTTTTCAGACTAATTGGGACGGAAATAAAATAGGAGAAGGTTCTCAAATCAGTGCTTGGAATCCTGTGGTAGCCACCTTACCTGATTTGACAGAAATGCAGAGTATCACCTATGTCAATGAAGTGGAAATCAGAAAGGTTAAAGTTGGACAAGAAGTTGAAATTGGTTTAGATGCATTTCCTGAAAAGAAATTTACTGGAAAAGTGACAAGGGTTGCTAATGTAGGTCAACAGCGTCCTAATTCAGATGCCAAAGTTTTTGAGGTGACTATTTTGGTCAATGAAAGTGACCCTGTTATGCGTCCTGCCATGACCACGAGTAATACCATTATTGCCCAGGAAATGGATGAAACGGTTTTTGTTCCTTTAGAAGCCATTCATGTTCACAACGATAGTATTAATTATGTGTATTTGAATAATGGCGCAAAGCAGGAAGTAAAGCTAGGCTTGGCGAATTATGACGAGGTAGTGGTTGAGTTAGGTTTGGACGAAGGAGATAAAGTATACCTTTCTATTCCAGATTGGAGTGATAATGATCAAAATGTAAGGTTGTTAGAGGAACTTGACGGAACCAGGAATAAAAAAGAGGAAGAGGAGCCTGAAGCGGAGGAACCAACCCGACCTGAGAGAAGACAGGGAAGGCCAGGCGGAGGTGGGCCTCGTCCAGCAGGTAATTCGGCAAATCAATAA